One genomic window of Pseudomonas sp. LFM046 includes the following:
- a CDS encoding crotonase/enoyl-CoA hydratase family protein — MSELISYQLEDGIATLTLSNGKVNAISPDVIAAFNAALDRAEQDRAVVIITGQPGILSGGYDLKVMTSGPQNAVALVAAGSTLARRMLAHPYPVIVACPGHAVAKGAFILLSADYRIGVEGPFNIGLNEVQIGMTMHHVGIELARDRLRKSAFHRSVINGEMFDPQGALDAGFLDKVVPVEQLQETARAAALQLKKINMTAHRNTKLKVRKALLETLDAAIELDTQHLA; from the coding sequence ATGAGTGAGCTGATCTCTTACCAACTCGAAGACGGCATCGCCACCCTGACCCTCAGCAACGGTAAGGTGAACGCCATCTCCCCGGATGTGATCGCCGCCTTCAATGCCGCGCTGGATCGCGCTGAACAGGATCGCGCCGTCGTGATCATCACCGGCCAGCCGGGCATCCTCTCCGGTGGTTACGACCTCAAGGTGATGACCTCCGGCCCGCAGAACGCGGTCGCCCTGGTCGCCGCCGGCTCCACCCTGGCCCGCCGCATGCTGGCCCACCCCTACCCCGTCATCGTCGCCTGCCCGGGCCATGCCGTGGCCAAGGGCGCGTTCATTCTGCTGTCGGCGGACTACCGCATCGGCGTCGAGGGCCCCTTCAACATCGGCCTTAACGAAGTGCAGATCGGCATGACCATGCACCATGTCGGCATCGAGCTGGCTCGAGATCGCCTGCGCAAGTCCGCCTTCCACCGCTCAGTGATCAATGGAGAGATGTTCGATCCGCAAGGCGCGCTGGATGCCGGCTTCCTCGACAAAGTCGTCCCCGTCGAGCAGTTGCAGGAAACCGCGCGTGCGGCTGCCCTGCAGTTGAAGAAGATCAACATGACGGCCCACCGCAATACCAAGCTCAAGGTGCGCAAGGCCCTGCTGGAAACCCTGGACGCCGCCATCGAGCTCGATACGCAACACCTGGCCTGA